In Bacteroidia bacterium, the following proteins share a genomic window:
- a CDS encoding trypsin-like peptidase domain-containing protein produces the protein MDLLRLTELSEKYSENSLTESEKTELFSAINADSDLKLQFEENILLFNNLQSLKVEKLSRKWFEEVENEKKNAKITDLNLRTRIMHYVAVAAVSIFAVAGTLYFSGWFSYRKHLQAYTQLGNNVTSLTNNQKSMWDAFFSPEKTEYTFTAGTGFAISSEGYIVTSFHIVKDFDSIIVVNNIDSLVRYHADLVYNNIESDVAILKISDSTFSSFGKIPYKFNNKNSELGEYVYTLGYSKRDVVFGEGSVSSFTGFNEDSSTIQVSIPSNPGNSGGPLLNTKGDIIGMLCAKNNEIDGATFAVRSDLLLSLVDSLNSKNKNEQIVLPKYNNISTLDRPKQIKKIKSLIFRVEAY, from the coding sequence ATGGACTTATTAAGATTAACGGAATTAAGCGAAAAGTATTCTGAGAATTCACTTACAGAAAGTGAAAAAACAGAATTGTTTTCGGCTATTAATGCTGATTCCGATTTGAAATTACAGTTTGAAGAAAATATTTTACTCTTTAATAATTTACAGTCATTAAAAGTTGAAAAACTTTCAAGAAAGTGGTTTGAAGAAGTTGAAAACGAGAAGAAAAACGCAAAAATTACTGATTTAAATTTAAGAACAAGAATAATGCATTATGTTGCAGTTGCAGCTGTAAGCATATTTGCTGTTGCCGGTACACTTTATTTTTCCGGATGGTTTTCATATAGAAAACATTTGCAAGCATATACTCAGTTAGGAAATAATGTTACTTCGCTTACCAATAATCAAAAATCGATGTGGGATGCATTTTTCTCACCCGAGAAAACAGAATATACTTTTACTGCAGGAACAGGTTTTGCAATTTCATCAGAAGGATATATAGTAACAAGTTTTCATATTGTTAAGGATTTTGATTCTATTATTGTTGTAAATAATATTGATTCACTTGTCAGATATCATGCTGATTTGGTTTATAACAATATTGAGTCAGATGTTGCCATTCTTAAAATATCTGATTCAACATTTTCTTCGTTTGGAAAAATTCCTTATAAATTTAATAACAAAAATAGCGAGTTAGGTGAGTATGTATACACTTTAGGCTATTCTAAGCGTGATGTCGTTTTTGGAGAAGGTTCGGTTAGTTCATTTACCGGTTTTAACGAAGATTCTTCTACAATTCAGGTTTCAATACCTTCAAACCCGGGAAACAGTGGTGGCCCGCTATTAAATACTAAGGGAGATATTATCGGAATGTTGTGCGCAAAAAATAACGAAATCGACGGAGCCACATTTGCCGTAAGATCTGATTTGTTGTTGAGTTTAGTTGATAGTTTAAATTCTAAAAACAAGAACGAGCAGATTGTACTACCTAAATATAACAATATATCTACACTTGACAGACCAAAGCAAATTAAGAAGATAAAGTCTTTAATTTTTAGGGTAGAGGCGTACTAA
- a CDS encoding bifunctional 3-deoxy-7-phosphoheptulonate synthase/chorismate mutase type II has translation MSDTLNILPIDQWFEEKIQTPLIIAGPCSAENESQVLTTAEAIAKVPNVSIFRAGVWKPRTRPGSFEGAGKKALKWLQKVKQRTNLKIAVEVATPEHVKDCLDAGIDVLWIGARTTSNPFSVQQIAECLHNCNCPVLVKNPINPDIDLWIGAIERISQSGINKIAAIHRGFFPFEKTSLRNIPKWEIAIELMTRYPNLPMLCDPSHISGHTDFIKDISQKALDLTYDGLMIESHISPTEALSDKMQQLKPNELRELLNSLHFRQTSINDIEIIDKLETFRSKIDSIDYQLLELLIQRMKVVEEIGIYKSHNNISILQLRRWKEIIETRVEQGLKLGLDNDFIKQVLQLIHDESIRKQTEVVYKSSDIKKS, from the coding sequence ATGTCAGACACACTAAACATATTACCTATTGATCAATGGTTTGAAGAAAAAATTCAAACACCATTAATTATTGCCGGTCCATGTAGTGCCGAAAATGAGAGTCAGGTATTAACTACTGCAGAAGCAATTGCTAAAGTCCCAAATGTTTCAATATTCAGAGCCGGGGTTTGGAAACCACGTACTCGTCCAGGAAGTTTTGAAGGTGCAGGAAAGAAAGCTTTAAAATGGCTTCAAAAAGTAAAACAAAGAACAAATCTTAAAATAGCTGTTGAAGTTGCAACTCCTGAGCATGTCAAAGACTGCTTAGATGCAGGTATTGATGTACTTTGGATTGGAGCAAGAACTACTTCAAATCCTTTTTCTGTACAACAAATTGCAGAATGCTTACATAATTGTAATTGCCCTGTACTTGTAAAAAACCCTATTAACCCCGATATTGACTTATGGATTGGTGCAATAGAAAGAATTTCACAATCCGGAATAAATAAAATTGCAGCAATACATCGTGGTTTTTTCCCTTTTGAAAAAACATCATTAAGAAATATTCCTAAATGGGAAATTGCAATTGAGTTAATGACCCGCTACCCTAACCTGCCTATGTTATGCGATCCCAGCCATATTTCGGGACATACTGATTTCATAAAAGATATTTCGCAGAAAGCATTAGACCTTACTTATGATGGTTTAATGATTGAAAGTCATATTTCTCCTACCGAAGCATTAAGCGATAAGATGCAACAATTAAAGCCTAATGAATTAAGAGAGTTATTAAATTCTTTGCATTTTAGACAAACAAGTATAAATGACATTGAGATAATTGACAAACTTGAAACTTTTCGATCTAAAATAGATTCTATCGATTATCAGTTATTGGAATTATTAATACAACGAATGAAAGTTGTTGAAGAAATAGGTATTTATAAAAGTCATAACAATATATCCATTCTTCAGCTTCGCAGGTGGAAAGAAATTATTGAAACAAGAGTTGAGCAAGGATTAAAACTTGGTCTTGACAATGATTTTATAAAGCAGGTACTTCAATTAATTCACGATGAATCGATACGAAAACAGACTGAGGTAGTTTATAAGAGTTCAGATATTAAGAAAAGCTAA
- a CDS encoding HEAT repeat domain-containing protein encodes MNFSDLFNDKSLKPKEKTEVLSKWILNNPKEINILIDFAKTSKDPVKATCIESLEFATKSNSEISNLTCLDFVSNTLTEKAPRIKWESARVIGNIAHLYPNKLELAINNLLINSEHSGTVVRWSAAYALGQIIKLKTLINKDLIPAAEAICEREEKNSIKKIYIDAIKKSKK; translated from the coding sequence ATGAATTTTTCCGATCTATTTAACGACAAAAGTTTAAAACCAAAAGAAAAAACAGAAGTTTTAAGTAAATGGATATTAAATAATCCAAAAGAAATTAATATTCTTATTGATTTTGCAAAAACTTCAAAAGATCCAGTAAAGGCAACTTGCATTGAGTCGCTCGAATTTGCTACTAAGTCAAATTCCGAAATTTCGAACTTAACCTGCCTTGATTTTGTTTCTAATACTCTTACAGAAAAAGCTCCCAGAATTAAGTGGGAATCGGCAAGGGTAATTGGTAACATTGCACATTTATATCCTAATAAATTAGAGTTAGCAATTAATAATTTATTAATTAATTCTGAACATTCAGGTACAGTAGTGAGATGGAGTGCAGCATATGCATTAGGACAAATAATTAAATTAAAAACTTTAATAAATAAAGATTTAATTCCGGCTGCTGAAGCTATTTGTGAACGCGAAGAGAAGAATAGTATTAAGAAAATTTATATTGATGCAATAAAAAAATCAAAAAAATAG
- a CDS encoding sigma-70 family RNA polymerase sigma factor, with amino-acid sequence MKLGNYWNEAELLQGVRDNNEHAIKTIYKLHFPTVENFIRQNGGSVQDAKDVFQDGFLVLYRNVKNADFILECKIKTYIYSVCRRIWLTELKRKNKVPSVVNELDEYINVDESGIEEYNEHEMKLSHLSQCLVLLGEPCSSLLSDFYLNSLSMQEIAKKMGYTNADNAKTQKYKCLLRLKKIFFEKEVLKRETI; translated from the coding sequence ATGAAATTGGGCAATTACTGGAACGAAGCAGAATTATTGCAAGGAGTTAGAGATAATAACGAACATGCAATTAAAACTATTTATAAGCTTCATTTTCCAACAGTAGAAAATTTTATTCGTCAGAATGGAGGATCGGTGCAGGATGCAAAAGACGTGTTTCAGGATGGTTTTTTAGTTCTTTATCGTAATGTAAAAAATGCTGACTTTATTCTTGAATGCAAGATTAAAACATATATTTATTCTGTTTGTCGCAGAATCTGGTTAACAGAATTGAAACGGAAAAATAAAGTTCCCTCAGTTGTTAATGAACTCGATGAATATATAAATGTTGACGAATCTGGAATTGAAGAGTATAACGAGCATGAAATGAAATTATCGCACTTGTCACAGTGCCTTGTTTTATTAGGTGAGCCTTGCAGTTCTTTGCTATCTGATTTCTATTTAAATAGTTTATCGATGCAGGAAATTGCTAAAAAGATGGGATATACAAATGCTGATAATGCAAAAACTCAAAAGTATAAATGTCTTTTGCGTTTGAAAAAAATATTTTTTGAAAAAGAAGTTTTAAAAAGGGAGACAATATAA
- a CDS encoding serine hydrolase has product MRKIIFLITFLLVVVNVFAQKPDLQKLEAYIQKCMTEWEIPGMAVGIVKNDTLIFAKGFGIREIGKPEKVDENTMFGIASNTKAFTAAALATLVDEGKIKWDDKVTDYIPYFEMYDPFVTHEMTIRDLLCHRSGLKTFSGDLVWDATTYTREEIIRRIKYLKPVYSFRSHYGYSNLMFLTAGEIIPKVTGKSYDEFIKEKFLEPLGMKNTNTTIKKHTEYKNLAIPHAKNNGKIVPVKYISWDNIAPAGGINSTVNDMSKWIKMQLSNGTYDNHVYFTKDAQSEMWSSQTVENISKFDEYMFPSMHFHSYGLGWDLFDYHGKKIVNHSGGLDGMISQVVLVPEEKLGFVILTNNINYLPYTLMYSILDRFLTTEEGKDYSSILVKYVKASEQNKIKASEEAEQTRDKNSKPSLALEKYCGTYGGDLYGNATISLKNGKLNLQFVPAPDFFSVLEHWQYEAFIVEFKNFPSLPKGKVNFILNQNGEVDEFKIDVPNPDFDFTELSFKKIQANTEH; this is encoded by the coding sequence ATGCGAAAAATTATTTTTCTGATTACGTTTCTACTTGTTGTAGTTAATGTTTTTGCACAAAAACCGGATCTTCAAAAATTAGAAGCTTACATTCAAAAGTGTATGACTGAATGGGAAATACCTGGAATGGCAGTTGGAATTGTAAAAAACGATACTTTAATTTTTGCTAAAGGCTTTGGTATAAGAGAAATTGGCAAACCTGAAAAAGTTGATGAAAATACTATGTTTGGCATTGCCAGTAACACAAAAGCATTTACAGCAGCTGCTCTTGCAACTTTAGTTGATGAAGGAAAAATTAAATGGGACGATAAAGTAACTGACTACATTCCATATTTTGAAATGTATGATCCATTTGTTACTCATGAAATGACAATAAGAGATTTACTTTGTCACAGAAGCGGATTAAAAACTTTTAGTGGCGATCTTGTATGGGATGCAACAACATACACAAGAGAAGAAATTATCAGAAGAATAAAATATTTAAAACCTGTATACAGTTTCAGAAGTCATTACGGTTATTCAAATTTAATGTTTTTAACAGCAGGTGAAATTATTCCCAAAGTTACAGGTAAAAGTTATGATGAATTTATAAAAGAAAAGTTTCTTGAACCTTTAGGAATGAAAAACACAAATACAACAATAAAAAAACATACCGAATATAAAAACCTAGCAATACCTCATGCAAAAAATAACGGAAAAATTGTTCCTGTAAAATATATTAGCTGGGATAATATTGCACCAGCCGGCGGAATAAATTCTACAGTAAATGACATGAGTAAATGGATTAAAATGCAACTAAGTAATGGTACTTATGATAATCATGTTTACTTTACAAAGGATGCTCAAAGTGAAATGTGGTCATCACAAACTGTTGAAAACATATCAAAATTTGATGAGTATATGTTTCCTTCAATGCATTTTCATAGCTATGGTTTAGGATGGGATTTATTCGATTACCATGGAAAAAAAATCGTAAATCATAGTGGTGGCCTTGATGGAATGATATCTCAAGTGGTATTAGTTCCTGAAGAAAAATTGGGATTTGTAATTTTAACAAATAACATTAACTATCTTCCATATACATTAATGTACAGTATACTAGATAGATTTTTAACTACCGAAGAAGGTAAAGACTATAGTTCAATTTTAGTGAAGTATGTTAAGGCAAGCGAACAAAATAAAATTAAAGCTTCTGAAGAAGCAGAACAAACAAGAGATAAAAACTCTAAACCAAGTCTGGCACTTGAAAAATATTGTGGTACATATGGTGGCGACTTATATGGAAATGCAACTATTTCACTTAAAAATGGAAAATTAAATTTGCAATTTGTTCCAGCTCCTGATTTCTTTTCAGTTCTAGAGCATTGGCAATACGAAGCCTTTATTGTAGAATTTAAAAACTTCCCTTCATTGCCTAAAGGAAAAGTAAATTTTATTTTAAATCAGAATGGCGAGGTTGATGAATTTAAAATTGATGTACCTAATCCTGATTTTGATTTCACAGAACTTTCATTTAAAAAGATACAAGCTAACACTGAACACTAA
- a CDS encoding M6 family metalloprotease domain-containing protein, giving the protein MKKLLFILIVSIPLFVNAAPFNGQIKQFKQPDGSFVDLKLFGTELYMRAEGLDGYTLIRDKNTNWICYAVLSNDNSELVSSGIIYRGKKDIASTLRNNLSFQKHLDLSEKAIENNILKNKQKLGLDKKPENNFKTAPHQVIGNIKGLCIVVDFSDEQGTLPMSEFTDFCNNLTYSDFGNNGSLRTFYSDISGGLVDYQNVVYGYYRAPLTFADYEAMPYAQGAQQILGLALNWIESTGFDFSTLSTNPDGSIGAINLMYTGYAQTWAQGMWYHQGYYGNFSADGVTSGDYNCSPANSPLSLATVCHENGHMIGKWPDTYKYNSDTGPDGVGGFDLMCWYGDEYNPVPPNPHFWTNAGWGHVIDVTNYNGLNSDTANTLTCYKYKNLNDTNEFFLLKNRSQLGRSFSIEDNGLTIWHIDRMGDNQTIHHEVYLVHANDDITNHADACFHAGFNNEYGIATTPNSAFFNGNPSGLRVWDIGSVNNIMTYKLGAGQAAPTFNLSFVNISGDGNSNGFLEPGESGNININASNFGQLNSANTTITCTAIGINAGFVTVNSPVFNAGIINISQTIPVVHNITIAAGTPLGTVIDLKFLISDGTYSTYITKSIVIGVQVIMANQQISTCSALFYDAGGYASNYSNLTDYITTFTAPSSSNPVKATFSSFDIEDYVNCGYDYLKIYNGLNTSSPLIGTYCGTNSPGIVTSTDLSGALTFKFHADEGVTGTGWQAIITCVGLTEINNIDNVNPFIVFPNPSNGNYNLIINTDVKEIVITDLLGKEVIYSKQQNDDNLSINITDKPKGIYLLKVRTSNNIFVSKLIKE; this is encoded by the coding sequence ATGAAAAAATTATTATTTATTCTTATTGTTTCAATTCCGTTATTTGTAAATGCAGCTCCATTTAATGGTCAGATTAAGCAATTTAAACAACCAGATGGTAGTTTTGTAGATTTAAAATTATTTGGAACAGAGCTATACATGCGTGCAGAAGGACTTGATGGTTATACACTGATTAGAGATAAAAACACAAACTGGATTTGTTATGCAGTACTTTCAAATGATAATTCTGAATTGGTTTCATCAGGAATTATATACAGAGGAAAGAAAGATATTGCTTCAACTTTAAGAAATAACCTTAGTTTTCAAAAACATCTTGATCTTTCTGAAAAAGCAATAGAAAATAACATTTTGAAGAATAAACAAAAATTAGGTTTAGATAAAAAGCCTGAAAATAATTTTAAAACTGCTCCGCATCAGGTTATAGGAAATATTAAAGGGTTATGTATTGTTGTCGATTTTTCTGATGAACAAGGTACTTTACCTATGTCTGAATTTACTGATTTTTGTAATAATTTAACTTATTCGGATTTTGGTAACAATGGGTCACTAAGAACATTTTATTCAGATATTTCAGGCGGTTTGGTTGATTATCAAAATGTAGTATATGGTTACTATCGTGCACCTCTTACTTTTGCCGATTATGAGGCGATGCCTTATGCACAAGGGGCACAACAAATTTTAGGATTGGCTTTAAACTGGATTGAGTCAACCGGTTTTGATTTTTCAACATTGTCTACAAATCCTGATGGGAGTATTGGGGCAATTAATTTAATGTACACAGGTTATGCTCAAACATGGGCTCAGGGAATGTGGTATCATCAGGGTTATTATGGTAACTTTTCTGCTGATGGTGTAACTTCAGGAGATTATAATTGTTCACCTGCAAATAGTCCTTTATCATTGGCTACAGTATGTCATGAGAACGGACATATGATTGGCAAATGGCCCGATACTTATAAATATAATAGCGATACTGGTCCTGATGGAGTAGGAGGGTTTGATTTAATGTGTTGGTATGGTGATGAATATAATCCGGTTCCGCCAAATCCACATTTTTGGACAAATGCAGGTTGGGGACATGTAATTGATGTTACAAATTATAATGGTTTAAATTCTGATACAGCAAATACTTTAACGTGTTATAAATATAAAAATTTGAATGATACAAATGAATTTTTCCTTTTAAAAAACAGAAGTCAGTTGGGTAGAAGTTTCTCGATTGAAGATAATGGCTTAACAATTTGGCATATCGACAGGATGGGCGATAATCAGACAATTCATCATGAAGTTTATCTTGTTCATGCAAATGATGATATAACAAATCATGCAGATGCTTGTTTTCATGCCGGTTTTAACAATGAGTACGGAATTGCAACCACACCAAATTCAGCATTTTTTAATGGTAACCCAAGTGGTTTAAGAGTTTGGGATATTGGTTCTGTAAATAATATTATGACATACAAATTGGGAGCTGGACAAGCTGCTCCAACATTTAATCTGTCATTTGTTAATATTTCCGGCGACGGAAATTCTAACGGATTTCTTGAGCCTGGCGAATCTGGCAATATTAATATTAATGCAAGTAATTTTGGTCAGTTAAATTCAGCTAATACAACAATAACATGTACTGCCATCGGTATAAATGCAGGATTTGTTACAGTAAATAGTCCGGTTTTTAATGCTGGAATTATTAATATTTCTCAAACAATTCCTGTTGTGCACAATATTACAATTGCTGCTGGAACACCTTTAGGAACAGTGATAGATTTAAAATTCTTAATTTCAGACGGGACTTATTCAACATATATAACAAAGTCCATAGTGATTGGAGTTCAGGTAATAATGGCAAATCAACAAATTTCGACTTGCTCTGCATTATTTTATGATGCTGGTGGATATGCGTCAAATTATAGTAATTTAACAGATTATATAACAACGTTTACAGCGCCTTCTTCAAGTAATCCAGTTAAAGCAACTTTCTCTTCATTTGATATTGAAGATTATGTGAATTGTGGTTACGACTATTTGAAAATTTATAATGGATTAAATACTTCTTCGCCTTTAATCGGAACATATTGTGGGACAAATTCTCCTGGTATTGTTACTTCAACAGATCTGTCAGGTGCACTTACTTTTAAGTTTCATGCAGATGAAGGTGTTACAGGAACAGGATGGCAAGCAATTATTACATGTGTTGGACTAACTGAAATAAATAATATTGATAATGTAAACCCATTTATTGTTTTCCCTAATCCATCAAATGGTAATTATAATCTTATTATTAATACTGATGTTAAAGAAATTGTAATAACTGATTTACTTGGAAAAGAAGTAATTTATTCTAAACAGCAAAATGACGACAATTTATCAATTAATATTACCGATAAGCCAAAAGGTATTTATTTGTTAAAAGTAAGGACTAGTAATAATATTTTTGTCAGCAAACTGATTAAAGAATAA
- a CDS encoding T9SS type A sorting domain-containing protein — protein MKKIRFIFYYTFLLLTLSSSLYSQTLNLPTRSILAKNGTQIIATLTPLSLTAREDTIFSQIISGNVPNFLRNLSEVTTVTNISGTNHTVNFYVTPDYMALGCDSDYFLCPMTPLLAQRISDYMGYTLPTRKMVNDIWQAATVKMAPQSIPPSAQMTTVPVFAKHDSMVWAQRQPLIAAHPLGELVAGDKKDVVISNQIYGNPAPGRVAIYGWHYQNGTPIQPLYIGHEETYADYSHGIRLVKNEILVDGCMTTVQNILQSTTLNTLLSDEGVISVPRYPVTNISVAKPISFCVLNQAQGVIRIKVKADSNIIGYNVSISNDGKCFDLPSYYNSSQFDISGLIPDSIYFVKIAAVGVNGGVSSYSEVLGATTSGTHYPHYLVINAFDRTTSGNTFDFIRQHGRSLKNNNLFFSSATNEAITDSLVLLDDFNALDYIVGEESTVNETFTDQEQLMLKNSHVPYFISGSEIGWDLDHLGSVSDKDFYHNYLYATYLEDAPNNQASTYYDATFAGPLQMNTSFSYDNGTHGTYDVRYPDVITPNVMGTWYGESIAHFNAFPLKSAGSFAWNQMVYLTIPFETIYPESKRDSIMNWVHTIFFLMVSADETSANIPEFEIFPNPAYNVTTMCINSEKDKLIQLQIMSIDGKIIASENIILNVGKNKIDYSLSKFSEGIYLVSIKGAEINVTKKLIISRY, from the coding sequence ATGAAAAAAATACGATTTATATTTTACTACACTTTTCTGTTACTTACATTATCTTCAAGTTTATACTCACAAACACTAAATTTACCTACAAGATCAATTTTGGCAAAAAACGGGACACAAATTATTGCTACATTAACTCCATTAAGTCTAACAGCTCGCGAGGACACTATTTTTTCTCAAATTATTTCGGGCAATGTTCCTAACTTTTTAAGAAATCTTTCTGAAGTAACAACTGTTACTAATATTTCTGGAACAAATCACACAGTAAATTTTTATGTTACTCCAGATTATATGGCTTTAGGCTGTGACAGCGATTATTTCCTGTGCCCAATGACTCCTCTCCTTGCCCAACGAATCTCAGATTATATGGGATATACATTGCCAACACGAAAAATGGTAAACGATATATGGCAGGCAGCAACAGTTAAAATGGCACCACAATCAATACCTCCAAGCGCACAAATGACAACAGTTCCGGTTTTTGCAAAACATGATTCTATGGTATGGGCTCAACGTCAGCCATTGATTGCTGCACACCCACTCGGTGAACTTGTTGCAGGTGATAAAAAAGATGTTGTAATTTCAAATCAGATTTACGGAAATCCGGCACCCGGAAGAGTTGCTATTTATGGATGGCATTATCAGAATGGAACTCCTATTCAGCCTTTATATATAGGGCATGAAGAAACATACGCAGACTACAGTCACGGAATAAGATTGGTTAAAAATGAAATTCTTGTTGATGGATGTATGACTACAGTTCAGAATATTTTACAATCAACTACTTTAAACACATTGTTAAGTGACGAAGGTGTTATTTCTGTTCCTCGTTATCCTGTAACAAATATTTCAGTTGCAAAACCTATTTCATTTTGTGTGCTAAATCAGGCACAGGGAGTAATTAGAATTAAAGTAAAAGCAGATTCAAATATTATTGGGTATAATGTTAGTATAAGTAATGATGGAAAATGTTTTGATTTACCATCATATTATAACTCCTCACAATTCGACATTTCGGGATTAATTCCGGATAGTATTTATTTTGTTAAGATTGCCGCCGTAGGTGTAAATGGTGGAGTTTCTTCATATTCAGAAGTACTTGGTGCAACAACATCCGGAACACATTATCCTCATTATTTAGTAATTAATGCTTTTGACAGAACAACAAGCGGAAATACTTTTGATTTTATTCGTCAGCATGGAAGATCTTTGAAAAATAATAATCTGTTTTTCTCAAGTGCAACAAACGAAGCAATAACAGATTCATTAGTTTTACTTGATGATTTTAATGCTCTTGATTATATTGTTGGTGAGGAAAGTACAGTAAATGAAACATTCACTGATCAGGAACAATTAATGCTTAAAAACTCTCATGTTCCTTATTTTATTTCAGGTTCAGAAATTGGCTGGGATTTAGATCACCTGGGATCAGTTTCCGACAAGGATTTTTATCACAATTATTTATATGCAACATATCTGGAAGATGCACCTAATAATCAGGCATCTACATATTATGACGCAACTTTTGCCGGTCCACTTCAAATGAACACTTCTTTTTCTTACGACAACGGAACCCATGGAACATATGATGTAAGATACCCTGATGTAATTACACCAAATGTTATGGGAACATGGTACGGAGAATCAATAGCTCATTTTAATGCATTTCCATTAAAAAGTGCAGGAAGTTTTGCATGGAACCAAATGGTATATCTTACAATTCCTTTCGAAACCATTTACCCCGAAAGTAAAAGGGATTCCATTATGAACTGGGTTCATACCATATTTTTCCTGATGGTTTCAGCTGATGAAACAAGTGCAAATATTCCAGAATTTGAAATTTTTCCAAACCCAGCATATAATGTTACAACAATGTGCATTAATTCTGAAAAAGATAAATTAATTCAATTACAAATCATGTCAATTGATGGAAAAATAATCGCTTCTGAAAATATCATACTAAATGTTGGTAAAAATAAAATAGATTATAGCTTAAGTAAATTTTCTGAGGGTATTTACCTGGTTTCCATTAAAGGAGCAGAAATTAATGTTACAAAAAAATTGATTATCTCGAGATATTAA